The sequence ACGCGATCCGTCGCTGCCGTCGTTCTGACAATGACGACCGGGCGCAGTAGCGGCGACCGGCGCGCCGTTACATGCGGGTGCCGGTGTGCGTGCGGCCGCTCGGGTCGCCGCCGCGGTCGGGTGGCGTATTGTTCTGATCGATCTTCGCGAGCACGAAGCCGGCGGCCGGCAACGCGCCGGGCGAACGGTGCGTCGCCGGTGCGACCGTGTCGCGCGGCGACGCGGCGGGAAAACCGGATGACGTAACGCCCGGTTGAGCGAACGCCGAAAGGGAAACGGCCGCCAGGGCGGCGGCGACGATCGCGTGCGTGTTCATGGTGGCTCCTTCACGACTGACTTCGGGACAACGTAATCAGTCTAGGGCGCGAAACTTAACGCGACGTGAAGGTGCGGTGGCGCGCGGATGACAGGATGTTCACGCGCGCCGCGACATTCATGCCGACGACGACACCAGCGCGCAGAAGTTCTCCAGATCGACGTTGCCGCCGCTGATCACTACGCCGACGCGCTTGCCTTGCAGAGCGTCCTTCATCCGTCGCACGGCGGCGAACGACAGGCAGCCGGTCGGCTCGACGACAATCTTCATACGGGTAGCGAAGAAGCGCATGCAGTCGACCAGTTCCGCGTCCGTTGCGGTCAGGATGTCGTCGACGTCGCGACGGATGATCGGGAACGTCAGGTTGCCGAGGTGCTGCGTCTGCGCGCCGTCGGCGATCGTGCGCGGCGTGTCGATATGCACGATCGCGCCGGACCGGAACGACTGCTGGCCGTCGTTGCCGGCTTCGGGCTCGACGCCGTACAACGTCGCGTGCGGCGACAATGCGCGCGTGGCGAGCGCGGTGCCCGACAGCAGCCCGCCGCCGCCGAGCGGCGCGAATACCGCGTCGAGCGGGCCGACTTCGTCGAACAGTTCCTTGGCCGCCGTGCCCTGGCCGGCGATCACGTCCGCGTGGTCGTAGGGCGGGATCAGCGTGAGTCCGTGCTTCTCTGCGAGATCGCGCCCGATCTGCTCGCGATCCTCGATGTAGCGGTCGTAGGTCACGACGGTGCCGCCGTAGCCGCGCGTCGCGGCCATCTTCGCGGCCGGCGCATCCTGCGGCATCACGATCGTCGCGGGAATGCCGAGGATGCGCGCCGACAGCGCGATTGCCTGCGCATGGTTGCCGGACGAGAACGCGACGACGCCATGGCGGCGCTGCTCCGCGTCGAAGCGCGACAGCGCGTTGAACGCGCCGCGGAACTTGAATGCGCCCATGCGCTGCAGGTTCTCGCACTTGAAGAACACCTGCGCGCCGAGCGCATCGTCGATCGTCCGCGACGTCATGACCGGCGTGCGGTGCGCATGGCCTTCCAGCCGGGCCGCGGCGGCGGCAACGTCGTCGTACGTGGGGAGAGTCGGTGAGTTCATGGTCGGTCGAGGGTCGGAAAGATCAATCAACAGGAAAACAGGGCGCGTAATGCGCACACATCCGCGCACACATCCGCGCACACATCATTTCGCATCGTTGTACACCGTCGCGCGCGATACGCCGAGATGCTGCGACACGATCTCCATCGCGCGGCGCACCTCGAGGAAGCCGTCGGCCTTCAGCGTCTGCAGCAACTCGCGGCGCTGGTCGGTCTTCAGCTCGCGCGGCGTCGTCGCGAGGCGTGTCGCGAACGCGTCGATGCGTTGCCGGATCGCGTCCGCGCCGGCCGGGTCGAGCGTTTCGGCGACGGTTTCGCCGTCCGTGCTGCAGAACTGGTTCAGCATGCCCTGGAAGCCGCGAAACAGCGTGACGTCGGCATTCAGGCACAGCGCGGCCACGTAGCGCCCGGTCGAATCCTTGATGCCGATCGACGTGCTTTTCGCGGTGCGGCCGTCGGCGAAGCGGTTCGGGTAGTTCGCGAGCACGGGCGGGAAATCGTCGTCGGCGATGCGGGCGAGACCGAGTTCGGTCGCGGGATCGCCGACCGCACGCCCGGACAGGTTGTTGTGGATCGCGAGGATCGCGTGCTTCGGCGTGCGCAGGTCGTGGACCACGACCTCGGTGAACGGCGCGAACATCTCGCCGAGCCCTTCGGCGATGCGCTGTACCTGTTCGATCAGCGACGCCTGTTCAGACTGCGGTTTTCTGCGGGGCGTGGTCATGAGTTTGCTCGGAGCGCCGGGTCGTCTGCCGTTTCCGGCCGC comes from Burkholderia pyrrocinia and encodes:
- a CDS encoding threo-3-hydroxy-L-aspartate ammonia-lyase, translating into MNSPTLPTYDDVAAAAARLEGHAHRTPVMTSRTIDDALGAQVFFKCENLQRMGAFKFRGAFNALSRFDAEQRRHGVVAFSSGNHAQAIALSARILGIPATIVMPQDAPAAKMAATRGYGGTVVTYDRYIEDREQIGRDLAEKHGLTLIPPYDHADVIAGQGTAAKELFDEVGPLDAVFAPLGGGGLLSGTALATRALSPHATLYGVEPEAGNDGQQSFRSGAIVHIDTPRTIADGAQTQHLGNLTFPIIRRDVDDILTATDAELVDCMRFFATRMKIVVEPTGCLSFAAVRRMKDALQGKRVGVVISGGNVDLENFCALVSSSA
- a CDS encoding transcriptional regulator, whose protein sequence is MTTPRRKPQSEQASLIEQVQRIAEGLGEMFAPFTEVVVHDLRTPKHAILAIHNNLSGRAVGDPATELGLARIADDDFPPVLANYPNRFADGRTAKSTSIGIKDSTGRYVAALCLNADVTLFRGFQGMLNQFCSTDGETVAETLDPAGADAIRQRIDAFATRLATTPRELKTDQRRELLQTLKADGFLEVRRAMEIVSQHLGVSRATVYNDAK